A genomic window from Deltaproteobacteria bacterium includes:
- a CDS encoding GntR family transcriptional regulator, producing the protein MAKIEKAPKIPMGIQAYHLIHKKIITLDLEPGQHLDEKQLVHQLGIGRTPIREALLRLASEFLVETQPSKGFIVRPLTVQNVKAMFEAMHIMEMGVVSLAIRQDPSKYLPMMEESQKRFEKAIETNDVLEMVLSNHSFHMHFAQCSANEYLIRALKDVRNEVNRLSYLSFGSRMDITDDIRQHYKSVDQDHLQMMDCLIKKDQDLLQKTVEEHNKAFQRRVIFYLTSSKL; encoded by the coding sequence ATGGCTAAAATTGAAAAAGCGCCCAAGATTCCCATGGGCATTCAAGCCTACCATCTTATTCATAAGAAAATCATTACTCTCGATCTGGAGCCGGGGCAGCATCTGGACGAGAAACAATTGGTCCACCAATTAGGGATCGGACGCACCCCTATCCGGGAGGCCTTACTGCGGTTAGCTTCAGAGTTTTTAGTCGAGACCCAGCCGAGCAAAGGGTTTATTGTCAGGCCCTTAACGGTTCAGAACGTCAAAGCCATGTTTGAGGCTATGCATATCATGGAGATGGGAGTAGTTTCTTTAGCCATACGTCAAGATCCATCCAAGTATCTGCCCATGATGGAAGAATCTCAGAAGCGTTTTGAGAAAGCTATTGAGACTAACGACGTCCTGGAGATGGTCTTGTCCAACCATAGTTTTCACATGCACTTCGCGCAATGCTCGGCCAATGAATACCTGATTCGGGCTTTAAAAGATGTCCGTAACGAGGTCAACCGATTGTCCTATCTCTCGTTCGGCAGCAGAATGGATATTACAGATGATATCCGTCAGCACTACAAATCCGTCGATCAGGATCATTTGCAAATGATGGATTGTTTGATAAAAAAGGACCAGGATTTGTTGCAAAAGACCGTTGAGGAACATAACAAAGCCTTCCAGCGGCGCGTCATTTTTTACCTGACCAGTTCGAAACTCTGA
- a CDS encoding LysM peptidoglycan-binding domain-containing protein, producing the protein MIPPVLVDEEALDVVANDLPPIIKPSHEEIKEKVILELKELEKGREPKIKASFDFPIVINDQVEYFIDYFQTRLRNRFSLWMARSSRYIPMMKKILNEHALPEDLVYLAMIESGFSTKAYSRAHAVGPWQFIRETGERYGLRVNSWVDERKDPIKSTRAAAKHLSDLFNRFGSWYLAAAGYNAGEGKISRALALYNAQNFWEITADHCHYIKEETKQYVPKMIAAALIAKEPEKYGFDNIPYFPPLSFEEATVPGNVELKDVATACGVDLETIVDLNPELKRWITPPGVSSYALRIPNGTKEKLLENYAQLVKPKPVVTYAEHRVRKGERLASIARRYGVKASLIARVNRIKGKGQLNAGLVLLIPQKGGSSGSAPDVDLIDRENQFDKTASLRASRTSRGKKVSFVAHNENEKEDQIRRIQYKVKKGDSLSSIAEKFDVKIAMIKKWNPKGGKKVQAGSTLTLFVPKGNSDREGKKENGKPGKLNQKKFKAEGKSGIKLVTYTVKKGDNLSEIAEKFNTTPDQIRAWNRLSSKGLIKPGDKLSLKSLKLPAENI; encoded by the coding sequence TTGATCCCTCCGGTCCTGGTGGATGAAGAGGCTCTTGATGTTGTGGCCAATGATCTTCCTCCAATCATCAAACCTTCTCATGAAGAAATCAAAGAAAAGGTTATTTTAGAATTAAAAGAACTCGAAAAGGGAAGAGAACCCAAAATAAAGGCCTCTTTCGATTTTCCTATTGTGATTAATGACCAGGTGGAATACTTTATCGACTATTTCCAGACCAGACTCCGTAACCGTTTTTCCCTTTGGATGGCCCGGTCCAGCCGTTATATACCGATGATGAAAAAGATTTTAAACGAACACGCCTTGCCGGAGGATTTAGTCTATCTGGCCATGATCGAAAGCGGCTTCAGCACCAAGGCCTATTCCAGGGCCCATGCCGTAGGGCCTTGGCAATTCATCCGGGAGACCGGAGAGCGATACGGCCTTCGAGTCAATTCCTGGGTGGATGAACGGAAAGACCCCATTAAATCCACTAGGGCAGCAGCCAAGCATCTGTCCGATCTTTTTAATCGCTTTGGTTCCTGGTATCTGGCGGCCGCCGGCTATAATGCCGGTGAAGGAAAGATTTCCAGGGCCCTGGCCCTTTATAACGCCCAGAATTTCTGGGAAATCACGGCCGACCATTGTCATTATATAAAAGAAGAAACCAAACAATATGTTCCCAAGATGATTGCGGCCGCCCTGATTGCCAAAGAACCCGAAAAGTACGGATTTGATAATATTCCCTACTTCCCGCCTCTTTCCTTTGAAGAAGCCACCGTTCCGGGAAATGTGGAATTAAAAGATGTCGCCACCGCCTGCGGGGTGGACCTGGAGACCATTGTCGATTTGAACCCGGAATTAAAGCGATGGATTACGCCACCGGGAGTTTCCAGCTATGCCCTTCGTATTCCCAATGGAACCAAAGAAAAACTCCTGGAAAATTATGCCCAGTTAGTAAAACCAAAACCGGTGGTTACCTATGCTGAACACCGGGTCAGGAAAGGGGAGCGCCTGGCTTCCATTGCCAGGAGATACGGGGTCAAAGCCAGCCTGATCGCCCGGGTTAACCGGATTAAGGGCAAAGGCCAGCTTAATGCCGGCCTGGTGTTATTAATTCCCCAAAAAGGGGGGTCTTCCGGATCTGCACCTGATGTTGATTTAATCGACCGTGAAAACCAGTTCGATAAAACCGCATCCCTTCGGGCATCCCGAACCTCCAGGGGGAAAAAGGTTTCTTTCGTTGCCCATAATGAAAATGAAAAAGAGGACCAGATTCGTCGCATCCAATACAAGGTTAAAAAGGGAGATTCCCTTTCTTCTATTGCCGAAAAATTTGATGTTAAGATTGCTATGATTAAAAAATGGAATCCTAAAGGAGGCAAAAAAGTCCAGGCAGGAAGCACCTTGACCTTGTTTGTTCCCAAGGGTAATTCCGATCGAGAAGGAAAGAAAGAAAACGGGAAACCCGGCAAGTTAAATCAGAAAAAATTCAAAGCCGAAGGGAAGAGTGGCATTAAACTTGTGACTTATACGGTTAAAAAAGGAGACAACCTGTCGGAAATCGCCGAAAAATTTAATACGACCCCTGATCAAATCCGGGCCTGGAACAGGCTTTCCTCGAAAGGTCTGATTAAACCCGGAGATAAACTGAGTCTCAAATCCCTTAAACTCCCGGCCGAAAATATTTAA
- a CDS encoding alpha/beta hydrolase gives MLPKRPTLVLIHGAGGSSQSFLPQLRGLDRFLNILTLELPGHGNTTGPGRTSISSYAQWVHETLTGPFFDTFFLGGHSMGGAIALEIGLRFQEKIQGLILIATGATLGVSPKIVSGLKKQPDETLAKIIQGSFAQGTPPQLIRQSIQLMEQTPIPVIQGDFQACDHFDRQEEVSTIKIPTLILVGDQDVMTPPASSHFLQKKIASSRLILIPGAGHLVMLEKHKEVNQAVRDFVLLNFRMQDASFKWRIPQKGYGQ, from the coding sequence TTGCTCCCTAAGAGACCCACCCTGGTCCTGATTCACGGGGCCGGCGGAAGTTCCCAGTCTTTTCTGCCGCAACTGAGGGGCTTGGATCGTTTTTTAAACATACTGACCCTGGAACTCCCCGGTCATGGAAATACTACGGGTCCGGGGAGGACCTCCATTTCCTCTTACGCCCAATGGGTTCACGAAACCCTGACGGGGCCTTTCTTCGACACCTTTTTCCTCGGCGGTCATTCTATGGGCGGGGCTATCGCTCTGGAGATTGGCCTGCGATTTCAGGAGAAAATCCAAGGTTTGATTTTGATTGCCACCGGGGCCACTTTGGGAGTTTCTCCCAAGATAGTATCCGGATTAAAGAAACAGCCGGACGAAACCCTGGCCAAGATCATTCAAGGGAGCTTTGCCCAGGGGACTCCCCCCCAGCTTATCAGGCAATCCATCCAGTTAATGGAGCAAACCCCGATCCCCGTTATTCAGGGAGATTTTCAGGCCTGTGATCATTTCGATCGACAGGAAGAAGTCTCAACTATCAAAATCCCAACGCTGATCCTGGTCGGAGATCAAGATGTCATGACTCCACCGGCCTCTTCTCACTTTCTTCAAAAAAAGATAGCTTCCTCCCGGCTCATCCTGATTCCCGGAGCAGGACACCTGGTGATGTTGGAAAAACACAAAGAGGTCAATCAGGCTGTTCGGGATTTCGTCCTGTTAAATTTCAGGATGCAAGATGCAAGTTTCAAGTGGAGAATACCTCAAAAGGGCTATGGGCAATAG
- a CDS encoding electron transfer flavoprotein subunit alpha/FixB family protein has translation MAKGIWIIAEQRGGTLRKISFELVSEGRRLADQSGQPLAAIVIGHQIGEEAKKLAAYGAETIYIADAPELAAYTPEAYTAVLAELIKANEPDIVLGGASQQGKELAAKLAARLSTGLAMDCVGLRLEDGLLVAKRPMYAGKIYAEVVCETARPQMVTARPNVFAILEPDTNRTAETVPVPVSLKPEDLRTTLVEELADQSGKVDLTEATCIVSGGRGMKGSENFIILEKLAAIIGASVGASRSAVDAGWRPHTDQVGQTGKVVNPNLYIACGISGAIQHLAGMGSSKVIVAVNKDADAPIFQKADYGIVGDLFEVVPVLEEEFKKIM, from the coding sequence ATGGCAAAAGGAATATGGATTATTGCGGAACAAAGAGGGGGAACCCTGCGCAAGATATCGTTTGAATTGGTTAGTGAAGGAAGGCGTTTGGCCGATCAATCGGGACAGCCCCTGGCGGCAATCGTTATAGGCCATCAAATCGGCGAGGAAGCCAAAAAATTAGCCGCCTATGGAGCGGAGACTATTTATATTGCCGATGCCCCTGAACTGGCGGCCTATACCCCGGAAGCCTATACGGCGGTCCTGGCCGAACTCATCAAGGCCAACGAACCGGATATCGTTTTAGGGGGGGCCAGTCAACAAGGCAAGGAGTTGGCGGCCAAGTTAGCGGCCAGACTTTCAACCGGTTTGGCCATGGACTGCGTCGGCCTCCGTTTGGAAGACGGATTATTGGTCGCCAAACGGCCCATGTACGCCGGTAAAATCTATGCCGAGGTGGTTTGTGAGACCGCCAGGCCCCAGATGGTAACAGCCCGCCCGAATGTCTTTGCCATTCTTGAGCCCGATACCAACCGCACCGCTGAGACTGTTCCGGTTCCGGTCTCTCTTAAGCCGGAAGATCTGCGGACCACCCTGGTGGAAGAGCTTGCCGATCAAAGCGGCAAAGTAGATCTTACCGAGGCCACTTGTATCGTTTCCGGCGGCCGCGGCATGAAGGGTTCCGAGAACTTCATCATTCTGGAAAAACTGGCTGCGATCATCGGGGCCAGTGTCGGCGCCTCCCGTTCAGCCGTAGATGCCGGCTGGCGTCCCCACACCGATCAAGTGGGACAAACGGGCAAGGTCGTCAATCCCAATCTTTATATCGCCTGCGGTATTTCTGGGGCGATTCAGCATCTGGCCGGTATGGGATCATCCAAGGTTATCGTGGCCGTCAACAAAGACGCGGACGCCCCGATTTTCCAGAAGGCCGATTATGGGATCGTCGGCGATCTTTTTGAGGTGGTTCCGGTTCTCGAAGAAGAATTTAAAAAGATCATGTAA
- a CDS encoding electron transfer flavoprotein subunit beta/FixA family protein produces MNILTCIKQVPDTETQIKIDSGGKGIQTADIKWVMNPYDEFGVEEALRIKEKTGGKVTVIGVGPQRVVESLRTALAMGADEAIHVDDPAADGGDALAMARVLAAAVKGVPFDLIFCGQRAVDDDNAQVGAALSEQLQIPLLSVITKVEISEDKTKVKVHRPVEGATWVLETSLPALITTQKGLNEPRYASLPGIMKAKKKPLTAKKLGDLGLSPDQVGEAGSKLKIRSLTPPPERQPGKIVEGETIQEKGLLLVKLLREEAKII; encoded by the coding sequence GTGAATATATTAACCTGTATCAAACAAGTTCCGGATACCGAAACGCAAATTAAAATCGATTCCGGGGGAAAAGGGATTCAAACCGCTGACATTAAATGGGTGATGAACCCTTATGATGAATTTGGAGTGGAAGAAGCCCTGCGTATTAAGGAAAAAACAGGGGGTAAGGTGACTGTGATCGGCGTCGGGCCTCAACGGGTCGTAGAATCCTTGCGTACGGCCCTGGCCATGGGGGCCGATGAGGCTATTCACGTCGATGATCCGGCAGCCGATGGAGGGGATGCCCTGGCCATGGCCCGGGTCCTGGCCGCGGCGGTAAAGGGAGTGCCCTTTGATCTTATTTTCTGCGGCCAGCGCGCTGTGGATGACGACAATGCCCAAGTGGGCGCCGCCTTGTCGGAACAGTTACAGATCCCTTTATTGTCGGTTATTACCAAGGTGGAAATTTCAGAGGACAAGACCAAAGTTAAGGTTCATCGTCCGGTGGAAGGGGCCACCTGGGTCCTTGAAACCTCCTTGCCGGCTCTTATTACTACCCAAAAAGGCTTGAACGAACCTCGTTATGCTTCTTTGCCAGGGATCATGAAGGCCAAGAAAAAACCCCTGACGGCCAAGAAGCTCGGTGACTTAGGCCTTTCTCCGGACCAGGTCGGGGAAGCGGGCTCCAAGTTAAAGATCAGATCCTTAACCCCGCCTCCCGAACGCCAACCCGGTAAAATCGTCGAAGGAGAAACGATTCAAGAGAAAGGATTGTTACTGGTCAAGTTATTACGAGAAGAAGCCAAAATTATTTAG
- a CDS encoding TetR/AcrR family transcriptional regulator — translation MRDLNKREKILRAAVSVFARKGFYQSKVSEIAETANVADGTIYLYFHNKDDILISLFEEAMTRIIDEMRSQIAKETDPRKKIEKFARIHMGMVKKDRALAEVIQVETRQSSKFMKEYDNRKFAQYLDLISEIIIEGQSQKVFRQDINPGIAKRAFFGALDELSRLWVLAPQKKYSIPTAAKQISDFFLKGLTA, via the coding sequence ATGCGCGATCTCAATAAACGAGAAAAAATATTACGAGCAGCCGTCAGTGTATTTGCCCGGAAAGGCTTCTATCAATCCAAAGTTTCCGAGATTGCCGAAACCGCCAATGTGGCGGACGGGACCATTTATCTCTATTTTCACAATAAAGATGATATCTTGATCAGCCTTTTTGAAGAGGCCATGACCAGGATTATCGATGAAATGCGCTCTCAGATCGCCAAGGAAACGGATCCCCGGAAAAAAATTGAAAAATTTGCCAGGATCCATATGGGAATGGTTAAAAAGGATAGAGCGTTAGCTGAGGTTATTCAGGTGGAGACCCGGCAAAGCAGTAAATTTATGAAAGAATATGACAATCGCAAATTCGCCCAATATTTGGATTTAATTTCGGAGATCATTATTGAAGGACAATCCCAAAAAGTCTTCCGCCAGGACATTAATCCCGGGATCGCCAAACGGGCCTTTTTTGGCGCTCTGGATGAATTGTCCAGACTTTGGGTCCTGGCGCCTCAAAAAAAATATTCGATCCCCACGGCGGCCAAACAGATCAGTGACTTTTTCTTAAAAGGATTAACGGCCTGA
- a CDS encoding ABC transporter substrate-binding protein, producing the protein MKKLYWIFLGAILLTFSLAGLLMAAEPIKIGFIASITGPASFLGEPEKNTALLIQDWINKEGGIKGTPVEIIIEDSKSEESQAVLATKKLIEREKVVAVVGSSTTGESMAMAPICEKAQIPMISMAAALQIVTPADEYKRIVESPKAAFEVPKTQRPWIFKTPQTDTQAVEAIYNYLKKKGISKVGIISVSAAFGDSGRKELKRLAPKFGITLTADEVYGPKDSDMTAQLTRVKASGAQGVINWSVGPVQVVVTKNWKALAMGIPLYQSHGFGSKKNIELAGGAAEGVISPLGRLVVWDKLPKNHPQYTVLSKYAQEFEKKYKAEVSTFGGHGYDALMMLIETIKNVGTDKTKIRDYIENHIKKWPGTGGVFNMSPTDHTGLDHTAFEMIQVVKGDWEFAK; encoded by the coding sequence ATGAAAAAATTATATTGGATCTTTCTGGGTGCCATCCTGTTAACCTTTAGCCTGGCCGGCCTCCTGATGGCGGCTGAACCCATCAAAATCGGATTCATTGCCTCCATCACCGGTCCAGCCTCCTTCCTCGGTGAACCGGAAAAAAACACTGCCCTGTTGATTCAGGATTGGATCAATAAAGAAGGGGGAATCAAAGGGACTCCGGTGGAAATTATCATCGAAGATTCCAAAAGCGAAGAGAGCCAGGCGGTTCTGGCGACTAAAAAGCTGATCGAAAGGGAAAAAGTGGTCGCAGTGGTCGGATCTTCCACCACCGGCGAATCCATGGCCATGGCCCCCATTTGCGAAAAGGCTCAGATCCCGATGATTTCCATGGCTGCAGCTTTGCAAATCGTCACACCGGCCGATGAATATAAGCGGATCGTTGAAAGCCCCAAGGCGGCTTTTGAGGTTCCCAAAACCCAACGTCCCTGGATTTTTAAGACGCCTCAAACCGACACCCAGGCCGTCGAAGCGATTTACAATTACCTGAAGAAAAAAGGGATCAGTAAAGTCGGGATCATCAGTGTCAGTGCAGCCTTTGGTGATTCAGGACGGAAGGAACTTAAACGGTTGGCTCCCAAATTCGGTATTACCCTTACCGCCGATGAAGTCTACGGACCTAAGGATTCAGACATGACTGCCCAGTTGACGCGGGTTAAAGCCAGCGGGGCCCAGGGGGTCATCAACTGGTCTGTCGGCCCGGTCCAGGTGGTGGTGACCAAAAACTGGAAGGCCCTGGCCATGGGGATTCCCTTGTATCAAAGCCATGGTTTTGGGAGCAAGAAAAATATCGAATTGGCCGGCGGTGCGGCCGAAGGGGTCATCTCTCCTTTGGGGCGACTGGTGGTCTGGGATAAACTGCCCAAAAATCATCCGCAATATACGGTTCTTTCCAAGTATGCCCAGGAATTTGAAAAAAAGTATAAGGCCGAGGTTTCCACCTTCGGAGGCCATGGTTATGATGCCTTAATGATGCTGATTGAAACGATTAAAAATGTGGGGACCGATAAAACCAAGATCCGGGATTATATTGAAAACCATATTAAAAAGTGGCCTGGGACCGGCGGGGTCTTTAACATGTCTCCTACGGACCATACCGGGTTGGATCATACCGCTTTTGAAATGATTCAAGTGGTCAAAGGCGATTGGGAATTTGCCAAATAA
- a CDS encoding branched-chain amino acid ABC transporter permease — MDLQSQIIQYLVTGLTVGSIYAMVGLGFTIIYNATGIINLAQGEFVMFGGLVMVFLTVTLKIPMFFSFLITLVLITLVGVFYERFFINPLKNAPLMTLLIITVAVSIFFRGIAMFIWGKDPYSLPPFSSGQPLIVAGAAILPQIFWVLGLSLLAVIGMNLFFNRTITGKAMSACSGNRLAASLVGINVSKMVLLSFALSATLGAVAGASITPIALMEYDRGPLLALKGFCAAVLGGLGMGTGAVVAGFIIGVIESFSAGFISSGFKDAIALIILILVLFIKPSGIFGSAEVGKIKKI; from the coding sequence ATGGACCTCCAGAGTCAGATTATTCAATATTTAGTGACTGGATTGACCGTTGGCAGCATCTATGCCATGGTCGGGTTGGGGTTTACCATCATCTATAACGCCACCGGCATCATCAATCTGGCCCAGGGAGAATTTGTCATGTTCGGGGGTCTGGTTATGGTTTTTTTGACCGTTACCCTGAAGATTCCCATGTTTTTTTCCTTTCTCATCACTCTGGTCCTGATTACCCTGGTGGGGGTTTTTTATGAGCGGTTTTTTATCAACCCTTTGAAAAATGCCCCGTTAATGACCCTGCTGATTATCACCGTGGCCGTGTCGATTTTTTTCCGGGGAATTGCCATGTTTATCTGGGGGAAAGACCCTTACAGCCTTCCCCCCTTTTCTTCCGGTCAGCCCCTGATTGTGGCCGGCGCAGCTATTTTGCCTCAGATCTTCTGGGTCCTGGGCCTTTCATTGCTGGCCGTTATTGGGATGAATCTTTTTTTTAATCGAACCATTACCGGCAAGGCCATGAGTGCCTGCTCAGGAAATCGTCTGGCTGCCAGTTTAGTAGGGATCAATGTCTCCAAGATGGTCCTGCTTTCTTTTGCCCTGAGCGCTACTTTGGGAGCGGTAGCCGGAGCCAGCATCACCCCCATTGCCCTCATGGAATACGATCGGGGGCCTCTTCTGGCCCTAAAAGGGTTTTGCGCGGCCGTGCTGGGCGGTCTGGGTATGGGAACAGGGGCTGTAGTTGCCGGGTTTATCATCGGGGTGATAGAATCCTTTTCGGCGGGGTTTATCTCATCCGGTTTCAAGGATGCCATTGCCTTAATTATCCTGATCCTGGTCCTCTTTATCAAACCCAGTGGCATATTCGGCAGTGCGGAAGTCGGGAAGATTAAAAAAATTTAG
- a CDS encoding branched-chain amino acid ABC transporter permease yields the protein MGKQNYLKLLGLTFLVILIPLFIRGDYYLSVLVFMGINSLVVMGLSLLMGYAGQISLGHAAFYGIGAYCTGVLAAKYGLSIYLAFLSGIFLSIVVAIIIGIPALRLKGHYLAVATLGIGEIVFIFFNELMELTGGPSGLSNIPGVHIGGFQFNSSFRFYYLVWGIVLLALWFSLNLLHSRVGRALRSMHGSEVAANAMGVNLSLYKIQVFVLSAIYASIAGSLYAHFVNFIAPNNFGLMTSILFLMMGVIGGIQNIWGSILGAALLTFLPEYLRVFEQYDILVYGAILLAILLFMPEGFLEGTPVLIRKLFRRGKN from the coding sequence ATGGGCAAACAAAACTACCTTAAACTCCTCGGACTCACCTTTCTGGTTATCCTGATCCCTTTATTTATCAGAGGGGATTATTACCTGAGTGTTCTGGTTTTTATGGGTATCAATAGTTTGGTGGTTATGGGTCTTAGCCTCCTGATGGGCTATGCCGGCCAGATATCCTTAGGGCATGCCGCTTTTTATGGTATCGGAGCCTACTGCACCGGGGTTCTGGCAGCCAAATACGGATTATCCATCTACCTGGCCTTCTTGTCAGGGATCTTTCTTTCGATTGTAGTGGCCATTATCATCGGCATACCGGCCCTGCGGTTGAAGGGCCATTATCTGGCCGTGGCCACCTTAGGGATAGGAGAAATTGTCTTTATATTTTTTAATGAACTGATGGAATTGACCGGAGGGCCATCAGGGCTTTCCAATATTCCAGGGGTCCACATCGGTGGTTTTCAATTCAACTCCAGTTTCCGCTTCTATTATCTGGTCTGGGGGATTGTCCTTTTAGCCCTGTGGTTCTCTCTTAACCTGCTCCATTCCCGAGTGGGGCGGGCCCTGCGTTCCATGCATGGTAGTGAAGTTGCGGCCAATGCCATGGGGGTCAACCTTTCTCTGTATAAAATCCAGGTTTTTGTTCTGAGTGCTATTTATGCCTCCATCGCCGGCAGCCTCTATGCCCATTTTGTTAATTTTATCGCACCTAATAATTTCGGGCTCATGACTTCCATCCTGTTCCTTATGATGGGGGTTATCGGGGGCATCCAAAATATCTGGGGTTCTATCCTGGGAGCGGCCCTCTTAACCTTTTTGCCGGAATATCTCAGGGTCTTCGAACAATACGACATCCTGGTCTATGGGGCCATTCTTCTGGCCATCTTGTTATTCATGCCGGAAGGGTTCTTGGAAGGCACTCCTGTTTTAATCCGAAAACTGTTCAGGCGGGGGAAAAACTGA
- a CDS encoding ABC transporter ATP-binding protein, protein MAIVDLSFEVRPGQIKSIIGPNGAGKTTLFNLITGVYPVSEGRIFFQGGDITGQKPYLIAGLGISRTFQTVELFGNMTVLENIMVGCHCRFNSGLLASGLRLPRMKKQETEILQNSLNLLEMAGLSAKAHLPSTSLPLGEQKTLEVLRALATEPTLILLDEPAAGLNESETQRMSELIYAIRDSGKTILLVEHDMSLVMKVSDEIVAINYGQKIAEGPPEFIQNDSKVIEAYLGGEMEYA, encoded by the coding sequence ATGGCCATTGTCGATTTGTCTTTTGAGGTCCGTCCCGGGCAGATCAAATCGATCATCGGTCCCAATGGGGCCGGGAAAACCACCCTTTTCAACCTGATTACCGGAGTGTATCCGGTCTCCGAAGGGCGCATCTTTTTCCAGGGCGGAGATATTACCGGCCAGAAGCCCTATCTGATTGCCGGGTTGGGGATCTCCCGGACGTTTCAGACCGTTGAACTGTTTGGAAACATGACCGTTCTGGAAAATATCATGGTGGGTTGTCACTGTCGGTTTAACAGCGGCTTGCTGGCTTCCGGCCTTCGTCTACCCCGCATGAAAAAGCAGGAGACCGAGATCCTTCAAAATTCCCTCAACTTATTGGAGATGGCCGGGCTTTCTGCCAAAGCCCACCTCCCCTCGACCAGCCTTCCCTTAGGGGAACAAAAAACCCTGGAAGTCCTTCGCGCCCTGGCCACCGAACCGACCCTGATCCTGCTGGATGAACCGGCTGCCGGACTCAATGAATCGGAAACCCAGAGGATGTCGGAACTGATTTATGCTATCCGGGACAGCGGGAAAACTATTCTGCTGGTTGAACATGATATGAGTCTGGTGATGAAGGTTTCCGACGAAATCGTGGCGATTAATTACGGCCAGAAGATTGCCGAAGGACCGCCGGAATTTATTCAGAACGATTCCAAAGTGATTGAGGCTTACTTGGGCGGAGAGATGGAATATGCTTGA
- a CDS encoding ABC transporter ATP-binding protein: protein MLDLKGVNAFYGTIQALKNVSIKVGDGDIVTIIGANGAGKTTLLKAISGVIQNRSGTIRYQDINIIHHSPVKIVALGISQVPEGRQLFAHLTVLDNLHLGAYLYHNRKFKNEIEEKLDWVFNLFPVLKKRAKQLAGTMSGGEQQMVAIARALMSRPKLLLLDEPSMGLAPLVVHEIFKVIRRLNEQGTTILLVEQNARAALQIAGYGYVLETGTVALEGPAQELLADEKVRHAYLGK, encoded by the coding sequence ATGCTTGATCTGAAGGGGGTTAATGCGTTCTATGGAACGATTCAAGCCTTAAAAAACGTCTCCATCAAAGTGGGGGACGGAGATATTGTTACCATCATCGGAGCCAATGGGGCCGGGAAAACCACATTACTGAAAGCCATATCGGGGGTGATTCAAAACAGGAGCGGAACGATACGCTATCAGGATATTAATATCATCCACCATTCCCCGGTAAAAATTGTTGCCCTGGGGATTTCCCAGGTCCCGGAAGGCCGTCAGTTGTTTGCCCACTTGACCGTATTGGACAATTTGCATCTGGGGGCCTATCTGTATCATAATCGGAAATTCAAGAACGAGATCGAAGAAAAACTGGATTGGGTGTTTAATTTATTCCCCGTTCTGAAGAAGCGGGCCAAGCAATTGGCTGGAACCATGAGCGGAGGGGAACAACAGATGGTGGCTATTGCCCGGGCCTTGATGTCCCGTCCAAAACTCCTCCTTCTGGATGAACCCTCCATGGGCCTGGCCCCTCTGGTGGTACACGAAATTTTTAAAGTCATCCGGCGACTGAATGAGCAAGGAACGACTATCCTGCTGGTGGAGCAAAATGCCCGGGCTGCTTTACAGATCGCCGGATACGGTTATGTCCTGGAAACCGGCACCGTAGCCCTGGAAGGCCCGGCCCAGGAACTTCTGGCTGATGAAAAAGTCCGTCATGCGTATCTGGGGAAATAG